From Pelotomaculum schinkii, the proteins below share one genomic window:
- a CDS encoding M48 family metallopeptidase, with the protein MILLAGVFSLLYLWFSLFPGRINPEVLQYFSPDQVARGRQYNRIPNLLSAGSFLVQAVFLIWLVFGGRAVSLSRWAQQVAGGSYWGGVLLFFVVLWLLLRLLDLPFTLSSSYFWQQHWGFSTQSLGSWWFDYLKGAGLDLALSAVGVVLLFLAMGRWPGTWWVAGAAFVSAWLIVQSLIWPVVVSPLFNRFVPAGDPELVTMVQELSQKARLPVDQVLIMDASRRTIRANAYFAGVGQTRRIVLYDTLLADYPPDEVKAVVAHEMAHWRLGHITRGLTWGILGNIVLWGVLFLTLRATLPPYLRYPPHTWAVILLFFLLVGFAGNPLQNYFSRGMEKEADRMAVELTGDPAGAVHLQVDLAGRNLSDVAPAPFVEWFSYSHPPAMKRINDILQYDRQQPLPE; encoded by the coding sequence CTGATATTACTGGCTGGGGTCTTCAGCCTCTTATACCTCTGGTTCTCCCTCTTCCCCGGACGCATAAATCCGGAGGTTTTGCAGTACTTCAGCCCGGATCAGGTAGCCCGCGGCCGCCAGTACAACAGGATACCAAACCTGTTGTCTGCCGGCAGCTTCCTGGTACAGGCGGTCTTTCTGATCTGGCTGGTCTTTGGCGGCCGGGCTGTCTCACTGTCCCGGTGGGCTCAACAGGTTGCCGGTGGAAGTTACTGGGGGGGCGTTTTGCTGTTCTTTGTGGTGTTATGGCTGCTGTTGCGCCTGTTAGACCTGCCATTTACTCTTTCCAGCAGTTATTTTTGGCAGCAGCACTGGGGATTTTCCACCCAGAGCCTTGGCTCCTGGTGGTTCGATTACTTGAAGGGAGCGGGGCTGGACCTGGCTCTTTCCGCAGTGGGAGTGGTCTTGCTGTTTCTGGCAATGGGAAGGTGGCCGGGGACTTGGTGGGTCGCCGGAGCTGCGTTTGTCTCAGCCTGGTTGATAGTTCAATCCTTGATCTGGCCGGTGGTGGTATCGCCGCTTTTCAACCGTTTTGTCCCGGCCGGGGACCCGGAGCTGGTAACCATGGTCCAGGAACTGTCGCAAAAAGCCCGGCTGCCGGTGGACCAAGTGCTGATTATGGACGCCAGCCGGCGCACCATCCGTGCCAACGCCTATTTTGCCGGGGTGGGGCAAACCAGGCGTATTGTACTTTACGATACCCTGCTGGCTGATTATCCGCCTGATGAGGTGAAGGCGGTGGTGGCCCACGAGATGGCGCACTGGCGGCTGGGTCATATAACGCGAGGTTTAACCTGGGGTATTCTCGGCAATATCGTACTCTGGGGTGTCCTCTTTTTGACACTGAGAGCGACCCTGCCGCCGTACTTGCGTTATCCGCCGCACACCTGGGCGGTAATACTGTTGTTCTTTTTGCTGGTTGGTTTTGCCGGCAATCCCCTCCAGAATTATTTTTCAAGGGGAATGGAAAAAGAGGCCGACCGCATGGCGGTGGAACTGACCGGCGACCCGGCCGGAGCAGTACACCTGCAGGTGGACCTGGCTGGCAGGAACCTTTCAGACGTGGCCCCGGCGCCATTTGTGGAGTGGTTCAGCTACAGCCACCCACCCGCCATGAAACGAATCAATGATATCCTGCAGTATGACCGGCAGCAGCCTTTGCCTGAATAG
- the dnaX gene encoding DNA polymerase III subunit gamma/tau, whose translation MMAYRALYREWRPQAFGAIIGQDHITRTLKNAVEAGRVGHAYLFCGARGTGKTTTAKVLAKALNCLQPVGPEPCNRCDNCIAVTEGFSVDVIEIDAASNRGIDEIRDLREKVQFTPSTGRFRVYIIDEVHMLTNEAFNALLKTLEEPPRHAVLILATTEPHKIPLTILSRCQRFDFKRITPAGIIGRLKEVAAGAQLEVEDEALRLIARAAEGGLRDALSLLDQAAAFGSLTITAEDVHNLLGTVRVDALNKMAGYLAAGEAGAALRLAGQLTAEGKDLRLFAREMAAYLRALLLEKIAPGSNAQEAWDTTGLRACMAQFNEERLVKSVEIMAAAEQEMKWSTLPGIALELALIKACRQAGGEDLASLTARLNALEEKLSKLGADGVVYGERPVREPAPNSKAMEPGLKKRDPSGLEKDAGVSSTPLHAERKGRPGSVPAKVAYQPAPSSQEAVQNMPTQPEPEAGGLVGLEEVKKLWPEILEVVRKERLPLYHNYLKAVPLAVKGRGLVVGFPEGDELGREIAELPDNKNYLAGLLSRFFKGEWQLVFKHYQGKISIPEPRQAPKPAIVDVKKQFGGEEIELEEGSDKLF comes from the coding sequence ATGATGGCATATCGGGCATTGTACCGGGAATGGAGGCCCCAGGCCTTCGGCGCGATAATCGGTCAGGATCACATAACCCGTACGCTTAAGAACGCGGTGGAGGCCGGGCGGGTGGGACACGCCTATCTTTTTTGCGGCGCCAGGGGCACCGGTAAAACGACCACCGCCAAGGTGCTGGCCAAGGCCTTGAACTGCCTGCAGCCGGTGGGTCCCGAGCCCTGCAATCGCTGTGACAACTGCATTGCTGTCACGGAGGGGTTTTCCGTTGACGTTATTGAAATAGATGCGGCTTCCAACCGGGGTATCGACGAAATCCGGGACTTGCGTGAGAAGGTTCAGTTCACCCCAAGCACCGGACGTTTCAGAGTTTACATCATTGATGAAGTGCATATGCTCACCAACGAGGCCTTCAACGCGCTCTTAAAGACGCTGGAGGAGCCTCCCCGTCATGCGGTGCTGATCCTGGCCACAACCGAGCCGCATAAAATACCGCTGACTATTTTGTCCCGCTGCCAGCGCTTTGATTTTAAACGGATCACTCCCGCCGGCATAATCGGGAGGCTTAAGGAAGTAGCTGCCGGCGCACAACTGGAGGTGGAGGATGAGGCGCTTCGCCTCATTGCCAGGGCCGCCGAGGGCGGGCTGCGGGATGCCCTCAGTCTGCTGGACCAGGCCGCGGCTTTCGGGTCATTGACCATAACAGCAGAGGACGTTCACAACCTCCTGGGGACCGTGCGGGTGGATGCCCTAAACAAGATGGCGGGTTACCTGGCTGCCGGTGAAGCGGGCGCGGCGCTCCGCCTGGCTGGCCAGCTAACAGCCGAGGGGAAGGACTTGCGCCTTTTTGCCAGGGAAATGGCGGCCTACTTGAGAGCTCTTCTATTAGAAAAAATAGCGCCGGGTTCAAATGCGCAAGAGGCCTGGGATACCACAGGGCTCAGAGCCTGTATGGCGCAGTTCAATGAAGAAAGACTGGTAAAGTCAGTTGAAATCATGGCTGCCGCAGAACAGGAAATGAAGTGGAGCACCCTGCCCGGTATTGCCCTGGAACTGGCGCTGATCAAGGCCTGCCGGCAAGCCGGCGGGGAAGATTTGGCTTCTCTTACCGCAAGACTCAACGCTTTGGAAGAGAAGCTAAGCAAGCTGGGTGCGGACGGGGTTGTTTATGGAGAGCGGCCGGTCCGGGAACCTGCGCCAAACAGCAAAGCCATGGAACCAGGACTGAAAAAACGGGATCCGTCCGGTTTGGAGAAGGACGCCGGTGTATCCAGTACACCCCTGCATGCAGAACGGAAGGGAAGGCCGGGTTCGGTCCCGGCGAAGGTTGCGTATCAGCCTGCGCCTTCTTCACAGGAAGCGGTTCAGAATATGCCAACACAACCGGAACCCGAAGCAGGCGGACTTGTCGGCCTGGAAGAGGTCAAGAAGTTATGGCCGGAAATTTTAGAGGTAGTCCGGAAGGAGCGCCTGCCGCTTTACCACAATTACTTGAAGGCCGTTCCCCTTGCCGTTAAGGGACGGGGGTTGGTGGTCGGTTTCCCCGAGGGGGATGAATTGGGCAGAGAGATTGCAGAGCTTCCAGACAACAAAAATTATCTGGCCGGGCTCCTTTCCAGGTTTTTCAAGGGAGAATGGCAGCTGGTGTTTAAACACTATCAGGGCAAGATAAGTATACCTGAGCCAAGGCAGGCGCCCAAACCAGCCATAGTAGACGTCAAAAAGCAGTTTGGCGGAGAGGAAATAGAGCTCGAAGAAGGTTCAGACAAGCTCTTTTAA
- a CDS encoding SpoIIE family protein phosphatase, giving the protein MSFYLDIGYSQLNKKGEELCGDSVETLRSDDVTVIVLADGLGSGVKANILSRITAKTAATMLKMGCSVDEVLETIAVTLPMCKVRKLAYSTFSILQIDNNGQAYLAEFDNPHAYLGKKGSLYYLNRDRRRIGDKEIAEARFKLEEGNWLVLISDGVLHAGLGGVLNLGWGELEVGKHIKDLAAKGYDAADLALEVIKKCNELYGGKPGDDVSVVAVKYRKLRTVTALVGPPRNPADDRKAIAKLLAAGGKKVVCGGTTSKIVSRITGKKVEVNLAGSSEEVPPTGFMQGIDLVTEGAITLYCALQFLKKGVKLRDVNQALDGASQLVSEFLQADEVHFIVGLAVNQAMHYPGFPLSCVMKNQTVRDVAEMLLSIGKKVTIEYF; this is encoded by the coding sequence GTGTCCTTCTATCTGGATATAGGGTACTCCCAGTTGAATAAAAAAGGGGAGGAGCTCTGCGGGGATTCCGTTGAGACACTCCGCTCGGATGATGTAACGGTTATTGTACTTGCCGACGGCCTGGGAAGCGGTGTGAAAGCCAATATTCTTTCCAGGATTACGGCAAAAACTGCTGCCACGATGCTGAAGATGGGGTGCAGTGTAGATGAGGTTTTGGAAACAATTGCTGTAACCCTGCCGATGTGCAAGGTCAGGAAACTGGCCTATAGCACCTTTTCAATCCTGCAGATCGACAATAACGGGCAGGCTTACCTGGCTGAGTTTGACAACCCGCACGCTTACTTGGGAAAGAAAGGTTCTCTTTACTACCTTAACAGAGACCGGCGCAGGATAGGTGATAAAGAAATAGCTGAAGCCCGCTTTAAGCTGGAGGAAGGCAACTGGCTGGTCCTGATCAGCGACGGCGTGCTCCACGCCGGCCTGGGGGGGGTGTTGAACCTCGGTTGGGGCGAACTGGAGGTCGGCAAGCACATTAAGGACCTGGCCGCGAAGGGTTATGACGCGGCTGATTTGGCCCTTGAGGTTATAAAAAAGTGCAATGAGCTCTATGGGGGCAAACCGGGTGACGACGTAAGCGTGGTGGCTGTCAAGTATAGAAAATTGCGCACTGTTACAGCGCTTGTCGGTCCTCCGCGCAATCCTGCCGATGATCGCAAAGCGATTGCGAAGCTTCTGGCAGCAGGTGGTAAAAAGGTGGTATGCGGCGGGACCACCAGTAAGATAGTCAGCCGTATAACGGGTAAAAAAGTGGAGGTCAACCTGGCCGGCAGCTCGGAAGAAGTGCCTCCCACCGGTTTCATGCAAGGGATAGATCTGGTTACCGAGGGCGCCATCACACTTTATTGTGCGTTGCAATTTTTAAAGAAAGGGGTCAAGTTAAGAGATGTAAATCAGGCCCTGGACGGCGCCAGTCAGCTGGTCTCCGAATTTTTGCAGGCTGATGAAGTGCATTTCATTGTCGGACTGGCAGTAAACCAGGCCATGCATTATCCAGGCTTTCCTCTGTCCTGTGTTATGAAAAACCAGACGGTCAGAGATGTGGCCGAAATGCTGTTGAGTATTGGTAAAAAAGTCACCATAGAGTATTTTTAA
- a CDS encoding response regulator yields the protein MARVLIMEDEPNIAFVLKIAMSEEGHEVRTCQDGLCGLQQLEKGPLPDIVLVDLCMPRVSGRAVVETMHKNQKFQEIPVVIMSGSIPDSRNFPPANSYRTLITKPFDLFKVVEIVNELTTSQCLAVS from the coding sequence ATGGCCCGTGTTTTGATAATGGAGGATGAACCTAATATTGCTTTTGTACTTAAGATTGCCATGAGCGAAGAGGGACATGAGGTCAGAACCTGCCAGGACGGCTTGTGCGGATTACAGCAACTGGAAAAAGGCCCCCTCCCCGACATCGTGCTTGTTGATCTCTGCATGCCCCGGGTAAGCGGCCGCGCTGTGGTGGAGACCATGCATAAAAATCAAAAGTTTCAAGAAATCCCGGTGGTAATTATGTCCGGCTCTATTCCTGATTCAAGAAACTTCCCACCTGCCAACAGCTACCGTACGTTAATCACCAAGCCCTTCGACCTGTTTAAGGTGGTGGAAATCGTTAATGAACTGACCACTTCACAATGCCTGGCCGTTAGTTGA
- a CDS encoding CBS domain-containing protein, translating into MFVRDYMLAAPITIGMDSSVAEALEIMETKKIRQLPVVSGDKLVGMVTEKQILKVSPSPVSSLNVFETRYFLEKLKVSEIMSGFPLALTPDTTIEEAAVYLREHKLGSVPVLDGDRLAGIISITNIFDAMVKCREYDLTGTILIIETMDRPGLLADVHQLLSSAGVRVKETIYHVKENKQAKIKLRLATSVGRQLVEGLENMGLTVTAD; encoded by the coding sequence TTGTTTGTACGTGATTATATGTTGGCGGCGCCTATTACAATCGGCATGGACAGCTCTGTTGCCGAAGCGCTGGAGATTATGGAAACAAAAAAAATTAGACAGTTGCCTGTTGTCTCCGGGGACAAGCTGGTTGGCATGGTGACAGAAAAGCAAATTCTAAAAGTTTCTCCGTCACCGGTCAGTTCGCTTAATGTTTTTGAAACCAGGTATTTTCTTGAAAAATTAAAGGTATCAGAGATTATGTCCGGGTTTCCCCTTGCTTTGACGCCGGACACGACTATTGAGGAAGCCGCCGTGTACTTAAGGGAGCACAAACTTGGGAGCGTTCCGGTGTTGGATGGGGACCGTTTGGCGGGCATTATCTCTATTACCAATATCTTTGACGCCATGGTCAAGTGCCGGGAATACGACCTGACGGGTACCATCCTGATTATAGAGACCATGGACCGGCCGGGCCTGCTGGCAGATGTGCACCAACTGCTCAGCAGCGCCGGGGTGCGGGTCAAAGAAACCATATATCACGTCAAAGAAAATAAGCAGGCTAAAATTAAATTAAGGCTGGCCACGTCTGTCGGCCGGCAGTTGGTGGAAGGTCTGGAAAATATGGGCCTAACCGTAACCGCTGATTAA